In Bdellovibrio sp. GT3, one genomic interval encodes:
- the mscL gene encoding large conductance mechanosensitive channel protein MscL, whose amino-acid sequence MLKEFKTFLMRGNVLDMAVGIIIGAAFTKIVGSFVSDMLMPVLSLGMGKIDFANMFIALNGESYATLDAAKAAGAATINYGVFMNALIDFVIVAFAIFMIVKAANRLRKEEAKPADTKACPECLTNIPIAARKCSACGSLQAGPSMSGRAPSMNV is encoded by the coding sequence ATGTTGAAAGAGTTTAAAACCTTCTTAATGAGGGGCAATGTTTTGGATATGGCAGTCGGTATCATTATTGGTGCCGCCTTCACTAAAATTGTAGGATCCTTTGTCAGCGATATGCTAATGCCTGTACTAAGTCTGGGCATGGGGAAAATTGATTTCGCAAACATGTTCATCGCCCTGAACGGCGAATCATACGCCACTTTAGACGCAGCAAAAGCAGCGGGTGCCGCGACTATCAATTATGGCGTCTTTATGAATGCGCTCATTGATTTTGTTATCGTGGCATTTGCGATCTTTATGATAGTGAAAGCTGCGAATCGTCTTCGCAAAGAAGAGGCAAAACCAGCCGACACCAAAGCTTGTCCTGAGTGCCTGACGAATATTCCTATCGCAGCAAGAAAATGCTCGGCTTGTGGAAGCCTGCAAGCAGGGCCTTCCATGTCTGGCAGAGCGCCCTCGATGAACGTCTAG
- a CDS encoding penicillin-binding protein 1A has product MLKKIILAFVALCILGVVGAVLAYQTVKSNLPQIITVQDYKPELVSQVYDRNGKKIGEFFRKRRTLVPYDKIPKDLVNSFLAAEDDQFFQHKGINPQAIFRAALANLRAGRSVQGGSTITQQVAKTMMLSSEKTLTRKLSDILLAIDMEKNLSKEDILFLYLNQIYFGQGAYGVEQAAQTYYRKPVNKLTLPEMAILAGLPTAPSAYNPIRNPSRAKERQIYVLRRMAEVGFITQEQAEKAIQEPVKVYVRENYEEYAPFYLETVRQMLVAQLGENMVLDKGLRIYTALDLKQQLAAQDSVMAGLKGLDKRQGYRGPIKNISSDSDIEAFITENRTKLIGDSTPERIIQPDGKYADLIAPIDTKAAKEHPLLPSYIKINDTVQGVVSNVDDASGLVYVKFADSQGLIDIDSMTWARKPDSEKRYDLATIKKPSEALKKGDVILVKIVGDKFSPTRTIAPKKGAAPLNLPDFNKYVDLELDQEPLVEGALISLDQDSQDVLAMVGGVNFARSEFNRAIQAPRQTGSSFKSIVYASAMDKGYNPATPIMDAPLVYEGSTGDEEGQGDSKDSKVWKPANHSKSFGGDIIVRNALSQSLNIPAVKVIEDVGVPWATEYSRRLGIFSPLNPDFTLVLGSSSVTLYEMTKAFSELGRLGKRTRPLLIHKVADADGKTILENVSLDARFEREMKPYEDDFENRRKEYLALMADPAKLEEFKKKEPKKAALAENLFFQDPEQLIKPTTAFVMTSLLRGVVEDKNGTGARARALGREVAGKTGSTNNYYDAWFIGYTPQVATGVWVGFDKEKSLGKGEVGGRSALPIWVDYMKAAHEGLPHVTFPVPDGIVFANIDSETGKLANASTKNILRQAFAEGTEPTAASSKQEEATDFYKQDFSE; this is encoded by the coding sequence GTGTTAAAAAAAATCATCCTGGCATTCGTCGCCCTATGTATCCTTGGTGTTGTCGGCGCCGTACTTGCTTATCAAACTGTTAAGTCCAATCTTCCCCAAATTATTACGGTTCAAGATTACAAACCTGAACTTGTAAGCCAAGTTTATGATCGCAACGGAAAAAAGATCGGCGAGTTCTTTCGTAAGCGCCGAACCTTGGTTCCCTACGACAAAATTCCAAAAGATCTGGTGAACTCCTTCCTTGCGGCAGAGGACGATCAGTTCTTCCAGCATAAAGGCATCAACCCACAAGCGATCTTCCGTGCTGCTTTAGCGAACTTAAGAGCCGGTCGTTCCGTACAAGGTGGTTCAACGATCACTCAGCAGGTTGCAAAAACCATGATGCTTTCCTCTGAGAAAACTTTGACTCGTAAATTAAGCGATATCCTGTTGGCAATTGATATGGAAAAAAATCTTTCCAAAGAAGATATTCTTTTCCTTTACCTGAACCAGATTTACTTCGGCCAAGGCGCTTACGGTGTTGAGCAAGCAGCGCAAACTTATTATCGCAAGCCAGTGAACAAACTGACTTTGCCGGAAATGGCTATTCTTGCCGGCTTGCCAACAGCTCCAAGTGCTTACAATCCAATTCGCAATCCATCTCGCGCCAAAGAAAGACAGATCTATGTTTTGCGCCGTATGGCAGAAGTGGGTTTCATCACTCAGGAGCAAGCCGAAAAAGCAATTCAAGAGCCTGTTAAAGTTTATGTTCGCGAAAACTACGAAGAATATGCTCCCTTCTATCTTGAAACCGTTCGCCAAATGCTGGTCGCACAACTGGGCGAAAATATGGTTTTGGATAAAGGACTTAGAATCTATACAGCATTGGATTTGAAGCAACAACTTGCCGCTCAGGATTCAGTGATGGCAGGCCTTAAAGGACTTGATAAACGCCAGGGTTACCGTGGTCCTATCAAGAACATCTCTTCGGATTCAGATATTGAAGCCTTCATCACCGAGAACAGAACGAAGTTAATTGGTGATTCCACACCGGAAAGAATCATCCAACCCGATGGCAAATATGCAGACCTGATTGCTCCAATCGACACAAAAGCCGCAAAAGAGCATCCCCTGCTGCCTTCTTATATTAAGATTAATGACACCGTTCAGGGTGTGGTTTCGAACGTGGATGACGCTTCTGGATTGGTTTACGTGAAATTTGCGGACTCCCAGGGTTTGATTGATATCGATTCAATGACTTGGGCTCGTAAGCCTGACTCTGAAAAACGCTACGACCTTGCGACCATCAAGAAACCATCCGAGGCACTCAAAAAAGGCGACGTTATCCTTGTTAAGATTGTCGGCGACAAGTTCTCTCCAACAAGAACGATCGCTCCTAAAAAAGGTGCTGCACCTTTGAATCTGCCGGATTTCAATAAGTACGTAGATTTGGAACTCGATCAGGAGCCACTTGTTGAAGGTGCTTTGATTTCTCTGGATCAGGATTCACAAGACGTTCTGGCAATGGTCGGCGGTGTGAACTTCGCAAGAAGTGAATTCAACCGTGCTATTCAAGCTCCTCGTCAAACTGGTTCTTCATTCAAATCCATTGTCTACGCATCTGCGATGGACAAAGGCTACAATCCTGCGACACCTATTATGGATGCCCCATTGGTGTATGAAGGTTCAACTGGTGATGAAGAGGGTCAGGGCGATTCGAAGGATTCCAAAGTTTGGAAGCCCGCGAATCACTCAAAAAGTTTTGGCGGCGACATCATCGTACGAAATGCTTTGTCGCAATCTTTAAATATTCCTGCCGTTAAAGTGATCGAAGATGTTGGGGTGCCTTGGGCCACTGAGTATTCGCGCCGTCTGGGAATCTTCAGTCCGCTGAATCCTGACTTCACTTTGGTTTTGGGTTCTTCGAGCGTGACTTTGTATGAAATGACAAAGGCATTCTCTGAACTGGGTCGCTTGGGCAAACGCACTCGCCCACTTTTGATTCATAAAGTGGCTGATGCCGATGGAAAAACCATTCTTGAAAATGTTTCCCTGGATGCACGCTTCGAAAGAGAAATGAAACCTTACGAAGATGATTTTGAAAATCGTCGTAAAGAGTATCTGGCTTTGATGGCTGATCCGGCAAAATTGGAAGAATTCAAAAAGAAAGAGCCAAAGAAGGCGGCCCTGGCTGAAAATCTTTTCTTCCAGGATCCAGAGCAACTGATCAAACCAACCACGGCATTTGTGATGACATCACTCCTTCGTGGTGTGGTTGAAGACAAAAATGGTACCGGTGCTCGTGCTCGCGCCTTGGGTCGCGAAGTTGCCGGCAAAACCGGTTCAACGAACAACTACTATGACGCGTGGTTTATTGGTTACACACCTCAGGTTGCCACGGGAGTCTGGGTGGGTTTTGACAAAGAGAAAAGTCTGGGTAAAGGCGAGGTCGGTGGCCGCTCTGCATTGCCAATTTGGGTAGATTACATGAAAGCCGCCCATGAAGGACTTCCTCATGTGACTTTCCCTGTACCGGATGGTATCGTGTTTGCAAATATTGACAGTGAAACTGGCAAGCTTGCAAATGCTTCTACCAAGAACATCCTGCGCCAGGCCTTCGCTGAAGGAACTGAACCAACTGCTGCTTCCAGCAAGCAAGAAGAAGCAACAGACTTTTACAAACAGGATTTTTCTGAGTGA
- the uvrA gene encoding excinuclease ABC subunit UvrA, which produces MKDIHLWGVKQNNLKNIEVKIPVGKMTVICGPSGSGKSSLAFETLFAEGQRRFIESMSNYARQFLNKAPKPDIEGISNIPPAISIEQKNTVKSSRSTVGTTTEIIDYLRLLYEKIGKSYCPTHHCPTEKESVTEATDKVIKEFTGKRGYLMVEISESGRVAQAKKLHSLLLQDGYLRIYIPKVAPTVKPVATKKATLKKTKTKGATKKTVEEVISIPIAPSSLTNEEMGTVVEIGDPAAIKKGLPKETFYLIIDRMSFNADERGRIADSLTQAYEASIKYNTNLISRKATILTTEGQRLQVSEESSCPVCGYTPPPLTSRLFSFNSPIGACPTCKGFGNILDIDEAKVVPNPAMSLAQGALSPFWMPSAAHEKKQLLAYCKKAKIDIHTPWQELPKEHREVIWKGNDDFFGVRGLFEYLDQIKYKMHVRVFIARFRSPFLCPDCKGARLREEANHVLVGSANINELSSMIIEDLCEFFKKIELSPHQVEVAGEVLKQIRSRLEFLMRVGVHYLSLNRETRTLSGGEYQRLILANQLGMGLSQALYVLDEPTVGLHPRDNDRLISILKELKELGNTLVIVEHDHDVIKSSENIIEMGPGSGYLGGEVVYSGTTKEFYKYEKSNTVPYLKDNKHLANLRTIRPVDIETYKIKIELKGAKGHNLKNLDVVIPLNRLVTVTGVSGSGKSTLISKTLYPALARALDLEYLPAQEYAGLEGVDHIKNVLLIDQSPIGKSARSSPITYLKAFDAIRTIMASTPEAQTRGYTPGTFSLNVDGGRCPACKGTGFEEIDMMFMDNVVIPCDVCDGKKYRNEILEIKYKDKNVSEILAMTVSEAMNFFVAHPNIRKPLSVLKEVGLDYLQLGQPANSLSGGESQRLKIAKELSQVQQKATLYILDEPTTGLHFREVDLLMKVLNKLIETGGSVVVVEHNLDVIRGSDYIIDLGPEAGKKGGNIVAHGSPDDIMKAKKSLTGQYLKRYIDGNA; this is translated from the coding sequence GTGAAGGATATCCACCTCTGGGGTGTGAAACAGAACAACCTTAAAAACATCGAGGTCAAGATCCCGGTCGGTAAAATGACTGTGATCTGCGGCCCGAGTGGTTCAGGGAAATCCTCTCTGGCATTTGAGACCCTATTTGCTGAAGGACAACGCCGCTTTATTGAAAGCATGTCCAATTACGCACGCCAATTCCTGAATAAAGCACCAAAGCCTGACATTGAAGGCATCAGCAATATTCCACCGGCGATTTCAATCGAACAAAAGAACACTGTTAAAAGCTCGCGCTCCACGGTCGGCACAACAACCGAAATCATAGATTACTTGCGCTTGTTGTATGAAAAGATCGGCAAGTCTTATTGCCCGACCCATCACTGCCCGACTGAAAAAGAGAGCGTCACAGAGGCCACAGATAAAGTGATCAAAGAATTCACTGGTAAGCGTGGCTACCTCATGGTGGAAATTTCCGAGAGCGGACGCGTGGCTCAAGCCAAGAAGCTGCACTCATTGCTTTTGCAAGACGGTTACCTGCGCATCTATATTCCGAAGGTGGCGCCAACGGTAAAACCTGTTGCGACAAAAAAAGCGACTCTTAAGAAAACCAAAACCAAAGGTGCAACCAAAAAGACAGTCGAAGAGGTTATTAGTATTCCTATTGCCCCTTCCAGTTTGACCAATGAAGAAATGGGAACTGTTGTCGAGATTGGGGACCCGGCTGCAATTAAAAAAGGCCTCCCAAAGGAAACTTTCTATCTGATCATCGATCGTATGAGTTTCAATGCGGATGAAAGAGGCCGTATTGCCGATTCTTTAACGCAAGCTTATGAAGCGAGTATCAAATACAATACAAATCTGATCTCACGTAAAGCCACAATCCTGACGACCGAAGGTCAACGCCTGCAAGTCAGCGAAGAATCCTCTTGCCCGGTTTGCGGCTATACTCCACCGCCACTGACTTCAAGATTGTTCAGCTTTAACTCACCCATCGGCGCGTGCCCGACCTGTAAAGGTTTTGGAAATATTTTGGATATTGATGAAGCCAAAGTAGTTCCAAACCCTGCTATGAGTTTAGCCCAAGGTGCTTTAAGTCCTTTTTGGATGCCAAGTGCCGCCCACGAAAAAAAGCAGCTCCTTGCATATTGCAAGAAAGCCAAAATCGACATTCACACTCCTTGGCAGGAACTGCCGAAAGAGCACCGTGAAGTGATTTGGAAGGGCAACGACGATTTCTTTGGGGTTCGTGGCCTGTTCGAGTATCTGGACCAGATTAAATACAAAATGCATGTGCGGGTTTTTATCGCCCGCTTCCGCAGTCCTTTCCTATGCCCGGACTGCAAAGGTGCGCGACTTCGTGAAGAGGCCAACCATGTTTTGGTTGGCAGCGCGAACATCAATGAACTTTCCTCAATGATCATCGAGGATCTGTGCGAGTTCTTTAAAAAAATTGAACTTTCACCTCATCAAGTGGAAGTTGCCGGCGAAGTACTAAAACAAATCCGTTCTCGCCTGGAATTTCTAATGCGCGTGGGAGTTCATTACCTTTCCCTCAATCGTGAAACCAGAACTCTATCAGGCGGCGAATATCAAAGGCTGATTTTGGCAAATCAATTGGGCATGGGATTGTCGCAGGCACTTTATGTTCTGGATGAGCCAACAGTTGGCCTGCATCCACGCGACAACGACCGCTTGATTTCAATTCTTAAAGAACTTAAGGAACTCGGTAACACTCTGGTTATCGTTGAACACGATCACGACGTGATTAAATCCAGCGAAAACATCATCGAGATGGGACCGGGATCTGGATATCTTGGTGGAGAAGTCGTTTACTCCGGCACTACCAAGGAATTCTATAAATACGAAAAATCCAACACGGTTCCTTATTTGAAAGACAATAAACACCTGGCAAATCTTCGAACGATTCGCCCAGTGGATATCGAAACCTACAAGATTAAGATCGAACTAAAAGGCGCCAAAGGCCACAACCTTAAGAATCTGGATGTGGTGATTCCTTTGAATCGTCTGGTCACTGTGACAGGCGTCAGTGGATCTGGGAAATCAACGCTGATTTCAAAAACGCTGTATCCGGCTTTGGCGCGCGCCCTGGATCTGGAGTATCTTCCGGCCCAGGAATATGCCGGCCTCGAAGGTGTTGATCACATCAAGAATGTTCTTTTGATTGATCAATCCCCGATTGGAAAGTCTGCCAGAAGTTCACCGATTACCTACTTAAAAGCCTTTGATGCGATTCGAACAATCATGGCCAGCACTCCGGAAGCACAAACACGCGGCTACACGCCAGGGACCTTCAGTTTGAATGTCGACGGTGGTCGCTGTCCGGCGTGCAAAGGTACGGGCTTTGAAGAGATCGACATGATGTTCATGGATAACGTGGTTATTCCATGTGACGTGTGTGACGGTAAAAAGTATCGCAACGAAATCCTGGAAATTAAATACAAAGACAAAAACGTCTCTGAAATTCTGGCTATGACTGTAAGTGAAGCCATGAACTTCTTTGTTGCTCACCCTAATATCCGCAAGCCACTTTCTGTCCTGAAAGAGGTCGGCTTGGATTACCTGCAACTGGGTCAGCCTGCCAACTCCCTGAGCGGCGGGGAATCACAACGTCTTAAGATTGCCAAAGAGCTGTCTCAGGTCCAACAAAAGGCCACACTGTACATTCTGGATGAACCCACTACGGGACTTCATTTCCGCGAAGTTGATTTGCTGATGAAAGTTTTAAATAAGCTTATTGAAACAGGCGGCAGCGTCGTTGTGGTTGAGCATAATTTGGATGTGATCCGTGGTTCCGATTATATTATTGACCTCGGCCCTGAAGCGGGTAAAAAAGGTGGTAATATTGTGGCTCACGGCTCTCCTGATGACATCATGAAGGCCAAGAAAAGTCTGACAGGCCAATATTTAAAACGCTATATCGACGGGAATGCATAA
- a CDS encoding ABC transporter ATP-binding protein yields MLPEIKKLLAEIKPHKKRFTVVAVTGILNALATARVAFLSKVLFDALSANNQDELKKQVPIVIALGFIQSISRYYHLYNMNYISEAVVAQVRQKLQYKFMRLNLSFHNTYATGSGGLISRILNDIKTIQDGLRVVADIFLYPLLLIGLLVNLVVIDWKLTLAVLIVAPLVGMILKSVARSMRKYIPRERDTMEHMTSTIKESLDGVRVIQSFNLEKDMAKRLEDESNIFLKIRKIVFKRQEAAGPATEFIATSIVPLIMLYNSYEIAAGRGTAGNFIGFIVSLLMVNAPIKKIQEAYIRIQEVVISVRRIFEIIDNTSEVPEVANPVAFPKDWKKINYKNVSFSYGKEMILKNVNLEINRGEVVALVGASGSGKSTIVNLLERFFDSTSGEILIDGVNIRDMGLKDLRRNIALVTQDVFLFSDTIEKNIWAGDYNRDRNDIQKMAQLANAHDFIMKMPQGYQSRVGDRGNLLSGGEKQRVSIARAMFKDSPILILDEATSALDTASEIEVQKGLDHLLEGRTALVIAHRLSTIQKADKIVVMKAGQIVEIGTHASLLSLKGEYHNFHSLQQTT; encoded by the coding sequence ATGCTACCTGAGATTAAAAAGTTACTTGCTGAAATTAAACCTCACAAAAAACGTTTTACCGTGGTTGCGGTCACCGGCATCTTGAATGCGCTGGCAACTGCACGGGTCGCTTTCTTGTCAAAGGTGCTATTCGATGCACTTTCAGCCAACAATCAGGATGAGCTTAAGAAACAAGTTCCAATCGTAATTGCACTTGGTTTTATTCAATCTATTTCCAGATACTATCACTTGTATAATATGAACTACATTTCTGAGGCAGTTGTCGCGCAGGTTCGCCAAAAACTTCAGTACAAGTTCATGCGTTTGAATCTCTCCTTCCACAACACCTATGCAACAGGCTCCGGCGGTTTGATCAGCCGTATTCTTAATGACATCAAAACCATTCAAGATGGTTTGCGCGTCGTTGCCGATATCTTTTTGTATCCACTCCTGCTGATCGGTTTGCTCGTCAATCTGGTTGTCATCGACTGGAAGCTGACTTTGGCGGTATTGATCGTTGCACCTTTGGTTGGAATGATTCTTAAGTCCGTTGCCCGCAGTATGCGCAAGTACATTCCGCGCGAACGCGACACCATGGAGCACATGACCTCCACCATCAAGGAAAGCCTGGATGGAGTGCGGGTTATTCAGTCATTCAATCTTGAAAAAGACATGGCAAAACGCCTTGAGGACGAATCAAACATCTTCCTGAAGATCCGCAAAATCGTATTCAAACGCCAGGAAGCAGCAGGCCCTGCAACCGAGTTTATCGCCACTTCCATCGTTCCGTTGATCATGCTGTACAATAGCTATGAGATCGCTGCGGGCCGCGGAACTGCTGGTAACTTTATTGGCTTTATCGTTTCCTTGTTGATGGTAAATGCTCCAATCAAAAAGATTCAGGAAGCTTACATCCGTATTCAGGAAGTTGTGATTTCAGTCCGCCGTATCTTTGAAATCATCGACAATACTTCAGAAGTTCCGGAAGTTGCCAATCCTGTTGCCTTCCCTAAAGACTGGAAAAAGATCAATTATAAAAACGTAAGCTTCAGTTACGGCAAAGAGATGATCCTTAAAAATGTGAATCTGGAAATCAACCGCGGTGAAGTGGTGGCCTTGGTCGGCGCCAGCGGCTCGGGTAAATCGACGATCGTGAATCTTCTGGAAAGATTCTTTGATTCAACTTCCGGTGAGATCCTTATCGATGGCGTAAATATCAGAGACATGGGCTTAAAAGATCTTCGTCGCAATATCGCTCTGGTCACTCAGGACGTGTTCTTGTTCAGCGATACCATCGAAAAGAATATCTGGGCTGGTGACTACAACCGCGACCGCAATGACATTCAAAAAATGGCGCAACTTGCAAATGCCCACGACTTCATCATGAAGATGCCACAAGGCTATCAAAGTCGTGTTGGTGACCGCGGAAATCTTTTGTCTGGCGGTGAAAAACAACGTGTCAGCATTGCTCGTGCGATGTTTAAAGATTCTCCAATCCTAATTCTGGATGAAGCTACAAGCGCCTTGGATACAGCCAGCGAAATCGAGGTTCAAAAAGGCCTGGATCACCTTCTGGAAGGTCGTACGGCTCTGGTGATTGCGCATCGTCTGTCCACAATTCAAAAGGCTGACAAGATTGTCGTCATGAAAGCCGGTCAAATTGTGGAAATCGGAACACACGCAAGCCTGTTGTCACTAAAAGGCGAATACCACAACTTCCACAGCCTGCAACAGACTACTTAA
- a CDS encoding alpha/beta hydrolase: MKKKVEFNVIVPPGYMPDTVTPYPYAIFLHGRGGDRDSLLYAGGLEAYDQTIRSGGRPFLIFAPNGQSHYWMNGAISKVKMADMVTKDLVEHIETHFQVIKNEPCDRALFGISMGGNGALQLGLSNPNLVCTVFSMSPVFRTPSEIWTPTTNQNQPKEDYYSYGVGKDFEARSARHICDKLKKPGSERCLPFKNFQLEIGSADSFLKDTPDTKAFIEELKKNHPEFEIGIKDCGKDNTHANSYWSCRMPYVMKWLSEQFK, translated from the coding sequence TTGAAAAAGAAAGTTGAATTCAACGTTATCGTTCCTCCGGGTTATATGCCGGATACAGTGACCCCGTACCCCTATGCGATTTTTCTGCATGGGCGCGGAGGCGATCGTGATTCACTATTATATGCTGGTGGCCTGGAGGCTTATGACCAAACGATTCGTAGTGGCGGTAGACCGTTTTTGATTTTTGCTCCAAACGGCCAAAGTCATTACTGGATGAACGGTGCGATCTCCAAGGTAAAGATGGCCGATATGGTTACTAAAGACTTGGTTGAACATATCGAAACTCACTTTCAGGTTATCAAGAACGAGCCCTGTGATCGCGCTTTATTTGGAATTTCCATGGGTGGAAATGGAGCTTTACAACTGGGTCTAAGTAATCCCAATTTGGTGTGTACTGTCTTTTCCATGAGCCCGGTGTTTCGAACGCCTTCGGAAATCTGGACTCCAACCACCAATCAAAATCAGCCCAAAGAAGATTACTACTCCTATGGTGTCGGCAAGGACTTTGAAGCCCGCAGCGCTCGCCATATCTGTGACAAGCTAAAAAAGCCAGGGAGCGAGAGATGTCTGCCCTTTAAGAATTTCCAATTAGAGATTGGCTCTGCGGATTCGTTTTTGAAAGATACTCCGGATACTAAGGCCTTCATTGAGGAACTAAAAAAGAACCATCCTGAATTTGAAATTGGCATTAAGGATTGTGGTAAGGATAATACACATGCGAACAGCTATTGGAGCTGTCGCATGCCGTATGTGATGAAATGGTTGTCGGAGCAGTTTAAGTAG
- a CDS encoding sigma 54-interacting transcriptional regulator: protein MINWDEFEHIHVIKKLKHILSAWWNIDVVFTDERGALRGYDSGKAGFNNPAIAALVNKEAGQASIAELVTKSLDDLRTSQNRFSLRKWDMVGFDVGVFPIMIENDCVGTVVAMGFFREANFTSRMTEIRERLAAFGMSGEVIEKCLGKLKFLDDHERTHFTEVCELVAQEIVTLHLEITSREDRIKELNKELGNRFKYDNMIGKSKPMQSLYALLDKIKGADSTVLVQGENGTGKELIAKSIHYNSHRKEKPFIIQNCSAFNDNLLESELFGHVKGSFTGALKDKKGLFEMADKGTFFLDEIGDTSPQMQVKLLRVLQEGTFTPVGATEMRKVDVRIVAATNRNLKEMVEQGTFREDLYYRLNVINIRVPPLRERKEDIPFLTDFFLNKIHESQGGVKHQLTKRALEKLYDYPWPGNVRELQNEIERLCVLSGEESKLMGELLSPKILEAGEKNKVQGSRLQGKLKDALEDLEREMIREGLRRTGWNKSKLAKELGISRAGLIMKVEKYGLDKRKIAR from the coding sequence ATGATTAATTGGGATGAGTTTGAACATATACATGTTATCAAAAAACTCAAACATATCCTTAGCGCTTGGTGGAATATCGACGTTGTATTCACTGACGAGCGAGGTGCACTAAGAGGGTATGACTCCGGCAAAGCTGGTTTCAACAATCCTGCAATCGCGGCTTTGGTAAATAAAGAAGCCGGTCAAGCCAGCATTGCTGAGCTTGTAACGAAATCACTTGATGATCTTCGTACTTCACAAAACCGCTTTTCATTGCGCAAGTGGGACATGGTTGGTTTTGATGTGGGTGTATTCCCTATCATGATCGAAAACGATTGTGTTGGTACAGTTGTGGCGATGGGTTTCTTCCGTGAAGCCAACTTTACTTCACGCATGACTGAAATCCGTGAGCGCTTGGCCGCTTTCGGCATGTCTGGCGAAGTGATTGAAAAATGCTTGGGCAAATTGAAGTTCCTGGATGACCATGAACGCACACACTTCACTGAAGTTTGTGAATTGGTTGCTCAAGAGATCGTGACTCTTCACTTGGAAATCACTTCCCGTGAAGATCGCATCAAAGAATTGAACAAAGAACTTGGCAACAGATTTAAATACGACAACATGATCGGTAAATCCAAGCCAATGCAATCCCTTTACGCTTTGCTTGATAAGATCAAAGGCGCGGACTCCACAGTTCTGGTTCAAGGGGAAAACGGTACGGGTAAAGAGTTGATCGCAAAATCGATCCACTACAACTCTCACCGTAAAGAAAAGCCATTTATCATTCAGAACTGTTCTGCATTCAATGACAACTTGTTGGAATCAGAATTGTTCGGTCACGTGAAGGGTTCATTTACTGGCGCTTTGAAAGACAAAAAAGGTCTTTTCGAAATGGCAGACAAAGGTACATTCTTCCTGGATGAGATCGGGGATACGTCTCCACAGATGCAAGTTAAGCTTCTTCGCGTGTTGCAAGAAGGTACTTTCACTCCAGTAGGTGCGACTGAAATGAGAAAAGTCGATGTTCGTATCGTTGCGGCGACGAACAGAAACCTAAAAGAAATGGTTGAACAAGGCACATTCCGTGAAGACTTGTACTACCGTCTAAATGTTATCAATATCCGCGTTCCGCCTTTGCGTGAGCGTAAAGAAGACATTCCGTTCCTGACGGATTTCTTCTTGAACAAAATCCATGAATCTCAAGGTGGCGTTAAGCACCAATTGACGAAGCGTGCACTTGAAAAACTGTACGACTATCCATGGCCAGGTAACGTTCGTGAATTGCAAAATGAAATCGAAAGACTTTGCGTTCTTTCCGGCGAAGAATCCAAATTGATGGGTGAGCTTCTTTCCCCAAAAATCCTGGAAGCTGGCGAGAAAAACAAAGTTCAAGGTTCCCGTTTGCAAGGTAAGTTGAAGGATGCGTTGGAAGATCTTGAGCGCGAAATGATCCGCGAGGGTCTTCGCCGCACAGGTTGGAATAAATCCAAACTTGCAAAAGAACTGGGCATCAGCCGTGCAGGTCTTATCATGAAGGTTGAAAAGTACGGCCTTGATAAGCGTAAGATCGCCCGCTAA